GCGCCAACTGCTGGCCGGCGGCGACGCGCTGGGCGTGCCGCAGGTGCGCCGGCTGCTCGCCGAGCACCCCGGCTGCCGGCTGGTCAACGGCTACGGCCCGACCGAGGGCACCACCTTCACCACGGTGTTCCCGCTGCCCGCGAACTGGCAGCCCGGACCGTCGGTGCCGATCGGCCGACCGGTCGCGGGCACCCTGGTGCGGGTGCTGGACGCCGAGCTGCGCCCGGTGGCGGCCGGGGAGCCCGGTCAACTCTTCGTCGGCGGCGAGGGGTTGGCCCGGGGCTACCTCAACCAGCCGGGCCGCACGGCCGACCGCTTCGTCCCCGACCCGGCCGGCCCGGTCGGCGCCCGGCTCTACGCCACCGGCGACCAGGTCCGCGAACTGCCCGACGGGTCACTGGAGTTCCTCGGCCGGTTGGACCAGCAGGTGAAGTTCCGCGGCTACCGGGTGGAGCTCGGCGAGATCGAGTCGGTGCTGCGCGAGCACCCGGCCGTGCGCGACGTGGCGGTGCGGCTGATCGGCGACTCGGTGGAGGACCGCCGGCTGGTCGCCTACCCGGTGCTGGAGCGCGCCGAGGCGCTGGCCGAGCTGCGCCCGTGGCTCGCCGACCGGCTGCCGAGCGCCCTGGTGCCGGGCCTGTGGCAGCCCCTCGACGCGCTGCCGCTCACCCTCAACGGCAAGGTGGACCGCGCCGCGCTGCCCACCCCGTCGGTGCTCGCCCCGCCGGCGCCCCCGGCCGCCGAGGCCGCCGACGCCCACGAGCGGGAGGCCGTCGCCGCGGTGTTCCGCGAGGTGCTCGGGCTGGCCGAGGCCCGGCCGCAGGACGACTTCTTCGAGCTCGGCGGCCACTCACTGCTCGCCGCCAAGGTGGTGGCCCGGCTGCGCCGCGCGCTCGGGGTCGAGCTGCCGATCAGCGTGGTCTTCGACCACCCCACCGTCGCCGCGCTGGCCGCCCAGGCCCGCCTCGCCGCCACCGGGAGCCCGGCATGACCCGGCCCGCCGCGCCGTCGACGACCGACGCGCTCGACACCGCACTGGACAGCGCCCCGGACACCGCACTGGACACCGCCGACCGGCTGGAGCCGGTCCACCGCACCATCGCCCGCCACGCCCGGCGCACCCCCGACGCGCCCGCCCTGGTCGAGGACGGCCGCACCCTGACCTACCGCGAGCTCGACGCGGCCGCCGCCCGGGTCGCCGCCGAGCTGCGCCGGCGCGGCGCCGGCCCCGGCCAGGTGGTGGCCGTGCTGGCCCCGCGCGGCACCGACGCCGTCGTGGGCGCCCTCGGGGTGCTCCGGGCCGGCGCCGCCTACCTGCCGCTCGACCCGGCCCAGCCGCGCGAGCGCCTGGCCGGCATCCTGCGCACCGCCGCGGTGGAGCTGCTGGTGGCGGCCGACTCGGCGGCCGCCCTCGCACCGCTGCCCGCCGACCGGGTGCTGCTGCTGGACGCCTGCCCGGCGGTTGACGAGCCGTCAGCACCGGCCGGCCCGGCCGACCTCGCCTACGTGGTCTTCACCTCCGGCTCCACCGGCGAGCCCAAGGGCGTGCTGGTCGGCCACGACTCGCTCGCCAACCTGTGCGCCTGGCACCGCCAGGCGCACGGCACCGGCCCGGCCGACCGGTTCAGCGCCGTCTTCTCCCCCGGCTTCGACGGCGCGGTGGCCGAGCTGTGGCCCGCCCTGACCGCCGGCGCCCAGCTGCACCTGGCCCCGGCGTCCGCCACCCTGGAGCCCGCCCGGCTGCGCGACTGGCTGCTGGAGCACCGGATCACCGTGTCGCTGCTGCCGACCCCGCTGGCCGAGGCGCTGCTCGCCCTGGACTGGCCGGCCGACTGCGCGCTGCGGGTGGTGCACGCGGCCGGCGACCGGCTGCGGGCCCGGCCCGCCCCGGAGCTGCCGTTCGCCTTCGGCAACGCCTACGGCCCGACCGAGAACACCGTGTGGAGCACCGAGGGGCCGGTGACCCCCGACGGCGAGGGCCTGCCCGACCTCGGCCTGCCGGTGGCCGGCGCGCTGGTCCGGGTGCTGGACGAGGAGCTGCGCGAGGCCCCCGTCGGCGAGCCCGGCGAGCTGTACCTGGCCGGCCCGGGCCTGGCCCGCGGCTACGTCAACCGCCCGGCGCTGACGGCCGACCGCTTCGTCCCCGACCCCACCCGCCCCGGCGCCCGGATGTACCGCACCGGCGACCTGGCGAGCCGCCGCCCGGACGGCCGCCTCGACTTCCTCGGCCGGACCGACCGGCAGATCAAGCTGCGCGGCTTCCGGATCGAGCCCGGCGAGGTCGAGATGGCGGTGCGCTCCCACGAGACCGTCGCCGACGCCCATGTGATGCTCCATCAGAGCGCCGCCGGGGACCGCCTGGTGGCCTACCTGGTGCCGACCGACCTGCGCCGCTGGACCAGCCCGGCCGAGCTGCGCGCCCACGTCGCCGACCGCCTGCCCGAGTACCTGCGGCCCGGCGTGTACGTGGCGCTGGAGCGGATGCCGCTGACCGTCAACGGCAAGGTCGACGTCGCGGCGCTGCCCGAGCCGCCGCGCACGGCCAACCGCACCGCCCAGGGCCCGCTGGTCGCACCGCGCACCGCGCTGGAGCGCGCCGTCGCGGCCGCCTGGTGCGCGGTGCTCTGCCTGGCGGAGGACGAACTCGGCGTCCACGACGAGTTCTTCGAGCTCGGCGGCTACTCGCTGCTGGCCGGGCAGATCGTCGAGCGGCTGCGCGCCGAGCTGGGCCGCCCCGTCCCGATCACCCTGCTGTTCGAGCACCCGACGGTGGCCGGCCTGGCCGCGCGGCTGGCCGAACAGGCCGGCCCCGCCGCCGTCCCCGGCGGCTGGCAGCACAGCGAGGAGGCCCGCCACCCGCTCTCGCTGCTCCAGGAGGAGGTCTGGTTCCTGGCCCAACTGGCCCCGCGCAGCGTCGCTTACAGCACCCAGACCACCCTGCGGGTGCGCGGCCCGCTCGACCTGGACCTGCTCGACCGGGCGCTCACCGCCCAGGCCCGCCGGCACAGCATCCTGCGCACCAGCTTCGTGGCGGACGAGGACGGCCGGCCCTGGCAGATCGTCCGCGACCCGGTCGAGGTGCGCGCCGAGCGGCTCGACCTGCGCGAGCTGTCCGCCGCCGACCAGGTGCACCGGGTGCGCGAGCTGGTCGCCGAGCGGGCCGAGCGGCCGTTCGACCTGGGCCGGCCGCCGCTGTACCGCTGGACGGCCTGCCGGCTGGCCGAGCAGGAGTACGAACTGATCCTGGTGGAGCACCACTTCGTGCACGACGGCTGGTCCTACGTGGTGCTCACCCGGGAGCTGGGCGAGCTCTACGACGCGCTGCGCACCGGCCGCGCCCCGCAGCTGCCGGAACTCGACCACCAGTACGCCGACTTCGCCCGCTGGCAGCGCTCCGCCGCGACCGGCCCCGAGCTGGCCGGCCAACGGTCCTACTGGCTGGAGCGGTTGGCCGGCGCCCCGCAGCGCATCGCGCTGCCCACCGACCGGCCCAGGCCCCGCCACCAGACCTTCCACGGCGGCCGGCTGCGCTTCGACCTGCCGCCCCAGGTGCCCTCCGCCGTCCGCGAGTTGGCGCGCCGCTCGGCGGCCACCCCGTACATGGTGATGCTGGCCGCGTTCGTGCTGCTGCTGCACCGGCGCACCGGCGAGCGGGACCTGTGCGTCGGTTCGGGCTTCGCCAACCGGCGCAAGGAGACCGAGCACCTGATCGGGATGTTCGTCAACAGCGTGGTGCTGCGCAACGAGGTGCCGGCCGGCGCGAGCTTCCGCGACCTGCTGGCCGGCGCCCGCAAGACCGTCGTCGACGCGGCGGCCAACCAGGAGTTCCCGTTCGTCGAGCTGGTCCGGGCGCTGCGGCCGCCGCGCGAGCTGTCCGCCAACCCACTGTTCCAGGTCATGTTCAACTTCCACGACACCCCGACGGAGGAACTCACCCTGGCGGGCGCCCCGGTGGCCGTCTACGAGCACGAGAACGAGTCCGCCAAGACCGACCTGAACATCATCGTCATCCCGCACGGCAGCCGCCGGGTCGGCACCGAGGACTACCTGGACGACCGGATGACGGTGCTCTGGGAGTACAGCGCCGACCTGTTCGACCGCGCGACCGTGGAGGCGATGGCCGCCGAGTACGTCGAACTGCTCACCGCCGCACTGGCCGACCCGGACGCCCCGGTGGCCTGAGGCACCGGCGGCCCGCCCCCGGCAAAAAGAGGGGGGCGGGCCGCCTACACCGTCAGCCGCCCGTGCAGGCGCACCAGCGCGTCGGCCTCCTCCAGCGAGAGCGGGTGGGAGAACAGGTAGCCCTGGCCGAGCGGGCAGCCCATCTCGGCCAGCAGGTCGCGCTGCGCGGTGTTCTCGATGCCCTCGGCGATCACCTCGACGCCGAGCTTCTCGGCGATCCGGGCGATGCCCTCGACCAGCGCGTACTGCTGGGCGGAGTGGGCGAGGCCGTCGATGAAGGACTTGTCGATCTTCAGGATGGAGATCGGGAACTCCCGCAGGTAGCTCAGCGAGGAGTAGCCGGTGCCGAAGTCGTCGATCGCGATCCCGATGCCGAGGTCGCACAGTTCGCGCATGTCGGCGTGCACCCGCTCGTCGCGGTTCATCAGCACGCTCTCGGTCAGCTCCAGCACCAGCGAGCCGCGCTCCAGCGCGGAGCCGCGCACGATGTCGCGGACCACGTCGACGAAGTCGGCCTCGCGGAACTGGCGGGCCGAGACGTTGACGTTCAGCCGCAGCGGCGGCACCCCGCGACCGGCGCTCGGGCCGCGCAGCCGCTGCCAGCCCTCGCCGTCGGCCACCGCGCGCTGCAGCACCCAGGCGCCCAGCCGGACGATCTGGCCGCTCTCCTCGGCCACCGGGATGAACTCGTCCGGCATCATCATGGCCCGCTGGTCCTGCGGCCAGCGCACCAGCGCCTCGAAGGCGACCAGCTCGCCGTTGCTGAGGTCGACGATCGGCTGGTAGTGCAGGGCGAACGCCGAGTCGGCGACCGCGACCGCGTTGTCCAGGTGCTCGTTGAGCTCGTGACGCTCGATCAACCCGGCCTGCAGGGAGGGGTGGTAGTGCCGCCACTGGCGCTTGCCGGCCGCCTTGGCCGCGTACAGCGCGAGGTCGGCGTGGGTGAGCAGCTCGGCCGACTGCACACTGTCCTCGGTGCTGGCGACGCCGATGCTGGCCGCGATCCTGGCCGTGCCGGAGCTGAGCCGGAAGGGCTCGTTGAAGGCGGTCAGCACGCTGTCCGCGATCGCCTGCACGTCGGCGGTGCGCAGCGCGTCCTCGACCAGCACCGCGAACTCGTCGCCGCCGAGCCGGGCCGCGGTGTCGGAGGTGCGCAGCGCGCCGCTGAGCCGCAGCGACACGGCGACCAGCAGCTCGTCGCCGACCGCGTGCCCCTGGGTGTCGTTGACCATCTTGAAGTCGTCCAGGTCGATGAAGAGCACCCCGGTGACCGTGCCGGAGCGCCGGCTGCGGGAGAGCGCGTGGTCGACCCGGTCCTGGAAGAGCACCCGGTTGGCCAAGCCGGTCAGCGAGTCGTGGAAGGCGCGGTGGGTGAGCTCGCGCTCCATCTGCCGCTGCTCGGTGACGTCGCGCAGGGTCAGTACCAGTCCACCGACGGTCGGGTCCTCGCGCAGGTCGGCGCAGTGCACCTCGGCCTCGATCGCGGTCCGGTCCTGGCGCAGCAGCCGCCAGTGCTCGCGCTGCCCGTCGTGGGCGCCCGAGCCCATCCGGGCCAGCGCCAGGCCGATGCCCCGGCTCTCCTCGGTCGGGACCAGGTCGGTCAGCCGCAGGCCGTCCAGGCTGGGGTAGCCGAGCACCCGCTCGGCGGAGGCGCTGGCGAAGCGGATCCGGTCGTCGTCGGGCGTGAGGATCAGGATGACGTCGGAGGCGTTCTGCACCACGGTGCGGAAGTACGCCTCGCTGTTGCGCCGGTTCACCTCCTGGCTGAGCACCACCCGCTCCAGCGCCAGCGCCGACTGGGCCGCCAGGATCTCCAGGGAACTCCATAAACCCGTGAGCTCGTGCTCGGTGCCGCTGACCACCAGCAGGCCGAGCAGCGAGTCCCCCGCGGGGCGCTCGGTCAGCGCGAGCGGGCAGAGCAGGGCGGCCGGGGCGGTGCCGAGCAGCTCGGCGAGCACCGGCGGGAAGTCCTCGGCCCGCCGCAGCTCGGTGCTGCGCACCGTCTCCAGGCGGGACAGCGCGAGGGTCGGCGCGGCCGGGTCGGCGGCGGCGCCGGCCGGGCGGGGGTCGCGGATCCGCAGCGCGCCGCCCTCGTCGATCGCGAGCAGCGCCCGGTAACCGTCCTCGTGCGGCATCAGCCCGCTGCCGACCACCTGCACCGCGGCCACCACCTCGTCGACCGTGGCCGCCGAGGTCAGTGCGGCCCCGGCCTCGCGCAGCGCGCGCTCACGGGCCAGCACCTGACGGTGCATCAGCACCACGCCGGCCAGCCGGGCCGCCACCAGCACGAACAGCACCGCGGAGAAGCCGCCGATCACCCCGGCGTGGTGGCTCTGCCCGGTGGAGGCCTCCAGGATCAGGATGGCCGGGGCGATCAGCGAGGCGAGCGTGAGCAGCACCAGCCGCCCGGCGCCGATGTCCCCGCTGCGCCCGGGGATCGGCCGGGTCAGCTCGACCATGGAGGGGTGCAACGCCGCGGCTCCCCACAGGCAGTAGAAGAGCGCCCACCCGAGGTCCACGGGCGTGCCGATGTGCCAGGTGCCGTGCAGCTGGATCAGCCCGTAGGCGGTGTCCGAGGCGAGCAGGCCCAGGCTGCCGACGGTGAGCAGCACCAGCGACGGACTCTTGCCCCCGTGCGGCACCAGCAGCCGCATCAGCATCGCCAGGATCAGGATGTCGCCGAGCGGGTAGGCGATCGAGACCGCCTTGGCCACCACGCTCAGGTCCGGCGTGTGCACGTTGGGCAGCACCAGGTAGATCCAGGTGAGCAGCCCGAGGCCCACGCTGAGGATGAGCGCGTCCAGCAGGCTGGCCCAGTCCTGGTGCGCGGTGCGCCAGCGGACGAAGCCGAGCACGCCGATCGCGTACAGCGCGTACTCGGCCAGGTAGAAGCCGTCGGCGACGGACGGGAACGGGTTGTTCAGGTGCAGGAACTGGGTCTGCACCACCTGGACGATCTCGCCGCAGGTGAAGCTGAAGTTGGCCAACGCGAGCAGCAGCCAGGGCACCGGGTGGGCGGGCCGGTTCAGCCGCACGCCGACCACGATGGCGGCCACCCCGCCGAACCCGATGCCGGTCCACCAGATGATCCGCTGGGTCGGATAGACGTAGTAGATCCCGGTGAAGACCACCATCCAGACCAGGTAGCACGCCATCAACTGCTGTCGCCCGCGGGTCAAGAACGCCACCTCCCGAACGGTTCGCCCCCTGGAGCGTGTGTGCGATCACCACCGCGGTCGATCCTCCTCGCGCGGCAACCAGCCGTTACGCCAGTATAGTTGGGAGGTAACGGGTGTGCCCGGCCAGCCCGGGGCCGCTCCGCCGGGGCCCTCCCCGCCGGTGCTCCGCTTCCGCCCGCCCCGCCCGGCTGCGCCGAGGTCAGAACCATGGATGATGTGCCAGCGACCGACAGTGGTCGTCACCGCGTGCTGCGCAACGGCGCGGGCGCGTACGCCGTCTGGCGCGCCGGCGCCCCGGTCCCCAGCGGGTGGCAGGAGGTCTGCGCGGCCGGGTCGCGCGGCGCGGCGCTGGCCGAGGTGGCCCGCCGCTGGGCCGGCCCGAACGGCCTGGAGCGGCGCGGCGGCGACGGCCCGACCCTGCACCGGCTCTTCCGGGCCCGGGCCGCCCGGCAGCCGCGCGCCCTCGCGGTGGTCTCCGACGAGGAGCAGCTCAGCTACGGCGAACTCGACGACCGCACCGACCGCTTGGCCGGTGCGCTGCGCGCCATGGGCGTGCGGGAGGGCGAGGCGCTGCCGATCTGCCTGCCCCGCAGCACCGACCTGGTGGTCGCGCTGCTCGCCGCACTGAAAGCCGGGGCCGTCTTCCTGCCGCTCGACCCCGACTACCCGGACGCCCGGCTGGCCCACCTGGTGGCCGGCTGCGGCGCCACCCGGGTGCTGACCAGCCGCGGCAACCGCCGGCGCTTCGCCGGCACCCCGGTCGAGGCCGTGGCGACCGACGAGTACCGCACCGGCGGCGCGGCGGCCACGTCCACCGACCCGGCCCTGGTGGGCGCCGACGACCCCGCGTACCTGATCTACACCTCCGGCACCACGGGCGCGCCCAAGGGCGTGCTGGTCAGCCACCGTTCGCTCGCCTTCACGGTGTCCCGGGCCGCCGCGGCCTACCGGATCACGCCGGCCGACCGGGTGCTGCACCTGGCCGCCCTCGGCTTCGACACCGCGCTGGAGCAGCTCTTCGCGCCGCTGCTCAGCGGCGCCACGGTGGTCCTCGGCGGGCGGACCACCTGGGCCCCCAGCGAGCTGCTCGACCAGCTGCCCCGGCTGGCGATCACCGTCGCCGACCTCACCCCCGCCTACTGGCACCACCTGCTCGGCCTGATCCCGGAGCACGAGCCGAACCCCGCCCGCCCGCGCCTGCTGATCGTCGGCGGCGACACCGTGCACGCCGACGACTGCCGCGACTGCCTGCGCCTGCTGCCCGGCACCCGGCTGCTCAACGCCTACGGCGTCACCGAGGCCGCGGTCACCTCGACGCTGTGGGAGGCGACCAGCGCGGCCCTGGCGCAGGCGCCGGCCGCCCCCGTGCCGATCGGCCGGCCGCTGCCCGGCGCCCGGGTGCACCTGCTGGACGCCGCCCTGCAACCGGTGCGCCCGGGCGAGCGGGGCGAGATCTACCTCGGCGGGCCGGGCGTGGCGCTGGGCTACTGGCGCAGCCCCGAGCTCACCGCCGAACGCTTCCTGCCCGACCCCTACGCCCGGGGCGCCGGCGAGCGGATGTACCGCACCGGGGACGCCGGGCGCTGGCGGCCGGACGGCAACCTGGAGTTGCTCGGCCGCTTCGACGACCAGGTCAAGGTCCGCGGCTTCCGGGTCGACCCGGTCGAGATCGAGAGCGTGCTCGCCGCGCACCCCGCAGTCCGGATGGCCCGGGTCTGCCCGGCCGAGGACGGCGGCCCCGACGGCGAGCGCCGGCTGACCGCCTACTACACGCTGACCGACCGGTCGCGCTCCGGCGCCGACGCCCGCCGCTCCGGGCTGCGCCGGTACCTGGCCGAGCGGCTGCCCTCGTTCATGGTCCCGGCCGAGTTCGTGCTGCTCGACCAGCTGCCGCTGACCCCGGCGGGCAAGGTCGACCGGCTGCGGTTACCCCGCACCGAGCCCCGGGTGCGCCGCCGCGCCGAGGAGGACGGCGGACCGGACGGACGCGGCCCCGGCGGCGGGGCGGGCGGCTCGGCCGCCACCCGGGCCGACCTGGCCCGGGCCTGGGAGCAGGTGCTCGGCATCGAACGGGTCAGGGCCGAGGACGACTTCTTCGAGCTCGGCGGCAACTCGCTGCTGCTGATGGAGATGCTGGCCCGGGCCCGCGGCACGTTCGGCATCGAGGTCGGGTGGATCCGCTTCCTGACCCGCTCGCTGCTGCACGACTCCCGGCTGGGCGCCTTCGCGGAGGCCGTCGACATCGCCCGCACCGGGGCCCGCCAGGCCGTCGCCCGCGAGGTGGACCTGGCCGCCGAGTCGACCCTGGACGGCGCCGGGATCCGCACCGGCGGCGGGCCGCGGCCGCGCCGGGAGGCGCCGGCCGAGCTGCTGATCACCGGGGCGACCGGGTTCTGCGGCATCCACCTGCTGGCGGTGCTGCTGGCCACCACCCGGGCCCGGATCCACTGCCTGGTCCGCGCCCCCGACGAGCAGCACGCCTGGGAGCGCCTGCGCGCGGCCCACCAGCGCTTCCTCGGCCGGGACTTGGCCGCCGACCGGGTGCTGCCGCTGGTCGGGGACCTGACCCGGCCGCGGCTCGGGCTGACCGAGCGGCGCTTCACCGAGCTGGCCGGCTCGCTCGACGCCATCCACCACCTCGGCGGGCAGGTCAACTTCATCTACCCGTACCACCAGTTGCACGCGGCCAACGTGGCCGGCACCCGCGAGGTGATCCGGCTGGCCGGGCACTCGCGGGGCATCCCGGTGCACTACCTGTCGACGCTGGCGGTGCTGGCCGGCTTCGGCGCGGCGGGGGTGCACGAGGTGACCGAGGAGACCCCGCTGGCCCACTCCGACCGGCTCGGGGTGGGGTACGTGGAGAGCAAGTGGGTGGCCGAGGCGATGCTGCACCGGGCCGCCGCGGCCGGCCTGCCGGTCACCGTGGTGCGGACCAACGACGTCACCGGCGACCTGGCCGGCGGCACCCCGAACACCGGCACCGAGATCTGTGCCCTCATCAAGTACATCGCGGAGAGCGGGAGTTGCCCGGACGTGCAGCTGCCGCTGGACTTCGTGCCGGCCGACCGGTTCAGCCGGGCGCTGGCCCACCTGGCCGCCGACGCGCCGGCCGGCGGCGACGTCTACCACGTGGTCAGCCCGCGTCCGGTGCTGCTCGGCTCGCTCGCGGCCCGGCTGCGGGCGCTCGGCCACCCGGTGGAGGAAGTGCCGTTCCCCGCCTGGGTGGAGGCCCTGGTGCAGTTCGCGGCCGGGCACCCCACCCACCCGATGACGGCCTTCGTGCCGCTGTTCGTGGACCGGGCCCCGGGCACCGAGCTGTCGATCAGCGAGATGTACTTCCGGCCGGTCTTCCCGCGCTTCTCGCGGGCCAACGCGGACCGGGCGCTGGACGGCAGCGGCGTCGAACTTCCGCCGGTGGACGACGCGTTGCTCGACCACTTCATCGGCCGGCTGCAGGCGACCGGGTGGCTGGCGGCGCCCGGGCGGGTGCTCTCGCCGTGACCGGCGCGCCGACCGACGGCCGGTGGTGCGAGGCGCTCGACCTGGCGAACGCCCCCGGCGACGCGCCCGCCGCCTTCTGCGCCGACCTCTCGCCGTCGAGCCTGCTGGCCGCCTACCGCCGGGGCCTGTTCCCGCTGCCGGCCGCCGACGAGTACGCGGCGGCGCTCAACGAGGCGCTGTTCGAGGGCCGGGTCGCGGACGGCTCGATCGGCCTGTCCGGCGCCCCGGCGCAGGCCTACCGGGTGGCCTGGTGGTCGCCGGACCCGCGCCCGGTGCTCGCCCCCGACCAGGTGCACCTGACCCGCCGGCTCACCCGCCGGCTGCGCAACGGCACGCCCTGGTCGGCCACCGCGGACCGGGCCTTCGGCGAGGTGCTGGCCGCCTGCGCGGCGGGGCGCGAGCAGCAGTGGCTGACCGCGGAGCTGCGCGCGTCCCTGGAGCGGCTGCACCGGGACGGGTTCGCGCACAGCGCGGAGGTCTGGGAGGGCGGCGAGCTGGTCGGGGGCGTCTTCGGCGTGCTCGCGGGACCGGTCCTCAGCCTGGACTCGATGTTCCACCGCCGCCCGGGCGCCGGGCAGGTGGCCGTGGCCGAGCTGGGCGCACGGTTCGCCGAGGCGGGCGGGGAGTTGCTCGACGCGCAGTGGGACAGCCCGCACGTGCGCGCGCTGGGTGCCCGCCCGGTCGGCCGGGCGGCCTACCTGGCGCGGCTGGGGCGGGACGCGGTGCCGGGCGGGCTGCCGGGCGGCGAGCGGCCGGTGGCGCGCGCGGCCGTGCTTGCCCCCGCCCGAAGTTGACGCCCCGTCAGTTCTCGGGCAGTCCGAAGGCGGCCAGCAGGGCGTCGACCCCGGCCGTCAGCGCGGCGGGGCCGGCCGGCTGCACGAGGTGCTCGGCGGTGCGGCGCAGGGCCGGGGTCTCCTGGACGGACAGGTGCTGGAGGCCGAGCCGGATGCCGATCTCGGGGGCGGTGGGGTCGTCGATCACGGCCTGGAGGTCGGTGAGGACGGAGCCGAGGGTCCACCCGGTCACGGCGCGGTAGGCCAGGGCCGCCGTCGGGTCGTCCAGGCCGGCCCGGCCGAGCAGCGCCAGCAC
Above is a genomic segment from Kitasatospora viridis containing:
- a CDS encoding non-ribosomal peptide synthetase, whose product is MIDTSIGSSCVHRIFEEQAARRPEAVALVAEEGDLSYAELNHRANQLAHQLIRTGIGPDRPVGLFLERSATFVVAALAVLKAGGCYVPLDPEYPAARVAAMLADTQVSVVLTRAGVVDRLPRHDTVVLCLDEIAALLETLSRADPAIEVSPDHLAYIMYTSGSTGRPKGVMVPHRGVTRLVRGADYLELGPGEVLPLLSSVSFDASTFEIWGALANGARLVVGPATAPSIGDLGRLIERHGITTLWLTAGLFHLVVDELPGALTGVRQLLAGGDALGVPQVRRLLAEHPGCRLVNGYGPTEGTTFTTVFPLPANWQPGPSVPIGRPVAGTLVRVLDAELRPVAAGEPGQLFVGGEGLARGYLNQPGRTADRFVPDPAGPVGARLYATGDQVRELPDGSLEFLGRLDQQVKFRGYRVELGEIESVLREHPAVRDVAVRLIGDSVEDRRLVAYPVLERAEALAELRPWLADRLPSALVPGLWQPLDALPLTLNGKVDRAALPTPSVLAPPAPPAAEAADAHEREAVAAVFREVLGLAEARPQDDFFELGGHSLLAAKVVARLRRALGVELPISVVFDHPTVAALAAQARLAATGSPA
- a CDS encoding non-ribosomal peptide synthetase, whose amino-acid sequence is MTRPAAPSTTDALDTALDSAPDTALDTADRLEPVHRTIARHARRTPDAPALVEDGRTLTYRELDAAAARVAAELRRRGAGPGQVVAVLAPRGTDAVVGALGVLRAGAAYLPLDPAQPRERLAGILRTAAVELLVAADSAAALAPLPADRVLLLDACPAVDEPSAPAGPADLAYVVFTSGSTGEPKGVLVGHDSLANLCAWHRQAHGTGPADRFSAVFSPGFDGAVAELWPALTAGAQLHLAPASATLEPARLRDWLLEHRITVSLLPTPLAEALLALDWPADCALRVVHAAGDRLRARPAPELPFAFGNAYGPTENTVWSTEGPVTPDGEGLPDLGLPVAGALVRVLDEELREAPVGEPGELYLAGPGLARGYVNRPALTADRFVPDPTRPGARMYRTGDLASRRPDGRLDFLGRTDRQIKLRGFRIEPGEVEMAVRSHETVADAHVMLHQSAAGDRLVAYLVPTDLRRWTSPAELRAHVADRLPEYLRPGVYVALERMPLTVNGKVDVAALPEPPRTANRTAQGPLVAPRTALERAVAAAWCAVLCLAEDELGVHDEFFELGGYSLLAGQIVERLRAELGRPVPITLLFEHPTVAGLAARLAEQAGPAAVPGGWQHSEEARHPLSLLQEEVWFLAQLAPRSVAYSTQTTLRVRGPLDLDLLDRALTAQARRHSILRTSFVADEDGRPWQIVRDPVEVRAERLDLRELSAADQVHRVRELVAERAERPFDLGRPPLYRWTACRLAEQEYELILVEHHFVHDGWSYVVLTRELGELYDALRTGRAPQLPELDHQYADFARWQRSAATGPELAGQRSYWLERLAGAPQRIALPTDRPRPRHQTFHGGRLRFDLPPQVPSAVRELARRSAATPYMVMLAAFVLLLHRRTGERDLCVGSGFANRRKETEHLIGMFVNSVVLRNEVPAGASFRDLLAGARKTVVDAAANQEFPFVELVRALRPPRELSANPLFQVMFNFHDTPTEELTLAGAPVAVYEHENESAKTDLNIIVIPHGSRRVGTEDYLDDRMTVLWEYSADLFDRATVEAMAAEYVELLTAALADPDAPVA
- a CDS encoding putative bifunctional diguanylate cyclase/phosphodiesterase; amino-acid sequence: MTRGRQQLMACYLVWMVVFTGIYYVYPTQRIIWWTGIGFGGVAAIVVGVRLNRPAHPVPWLLLALANFSFTCGEIVQVVQTQFLHLNNPFPSVADGFYLAEYALYAIGVLGFVRWRTAHQDWASLLDALILSVGLGLLTWIYLVLPNVHTPDLSVVAKAVSIAYPLGDILILAMLMRLLVPHGGKSPSLVLLTVGSLGLLASDTAYGLIQLHGTWHIGTPVDLGWALFYCLWGAAALHPSMVELTRPIPGRSGDIGAGRLVLLTLASLIAPAILILEASTGQSHHAGVIGGFSAVLFVLVAARLAGVVLMHRQVLARERALREAGAALTSAATVDEVVAAVQVVGSGLMPHEDGYRALLAIDEGGALRIRDPRPAGAAADPAAPTLALSRLETVRSTELRRAEDFPPVLAELLGTAPAALLCPLALTERPAGDSLLGLLVVSGTEHELTGLWSSLEILAAQSALALERVVLSQEVNRRNSEAYFRTVVQNASDVILILTPDDDRIRFASASAERVLGYPSLDGLRLTDLVPTEESRGIGLALARMGSGAHDGQREHWRLLRQDRTAIEAEVHCADLREDPTVGGLVLTLRDVTEQRQMERELTHRAFHDSLTGLANRVLFQDRVDHALSRSRRSGTVTGVLFIDLDDFKMVNDTQGHAVGDELLVAVSLRLSGALRTSDTAARLGGDEFAVLVEDALRTADVQAIADSVLTAFNEPFRLSSGTARIAASIGVASTEDSVQSAELLTHADLALYAAKAAGKRQWRHYHPSLQAGLIERHELNEHLDNAVAVADSAFALHYQPIVDLSNGELVAFEALVRWPQDQRAMMMPDEFIPVAEESGQIVRLGAWVLQRAVADGEGWQRLRGPSAGRGVPPLRLNVNVSARQFREADFVDVVRDIVRGSALERGSLVLELTESVLMNRDERVHADMRELCDLGIGIAIDDFGTGYSSLSYLREFPISILKIDKSFIDGLAHSAQQYALVEGIARIAEKLGVEVIAEGIENTAQRDLLAEMGCPLGQGYLFSHPLSLEEADALVRLHGRLTV
- a CDS encoding amino acid adenylation domain-containing protein, with the translated sequence MDDVPATDSGRHRVLRNGAGAYAVWRAGAPVPSGWQEVCAAGSRGAALAEVARRWAGPNGLERRGGDGPTLHRLFRARAARQPRALAVVSDEEQLSYGELDDRTDRLAGALRAMGVREGEALPICLPRSTDLVVALLAALKAGAVFLPLDPDYPDARLAHLVAGCGATRVLTSRGNRRRFAGTPVEAVATDEYRTGGAAATSTDPALVGADDPAYLIYTSGTTGAPKGVLVSHRSLAFTVSRAAAAYRITPADRVLHLAALGFDTALEQLFAPLLSGATVVLGGRTTWAPSELLDQLPRLAITVADLTPAYWHHLLGLIPEHEPNPARPRLLIVGGDTVHADDCRDCLRLLPGTRLLNAYGVTEAAVTSTLWEATSAALAQAPAAPVPIGRPLPGARVHLLDAALQPVRPGERGEIYLGGPGVALGYWRSPELTAERFLPDPYARGAGERMYRTGDAGRWRPDGNLELLGRFDDQVKVRGFRVDPVEIESVLAAHPAVRMARVCPAEDGGPDGERRLTAYYTLTDRSRSGADARRSGLRRYLAERLPSFMVPAEFVLLDQLPLTPAGKVDRLRLPRTEPRVRRRAEEDGGPDGRGPGGGAGGSAATRADLARAWEQVLGIERVRAEDDFFELGGNSLLLMEMLARARGTFGIEVGWIRFLTRSLLHDSRLGAFAEAVDIARTGARQAVAREVDLAAESTLDGAGIRTGGGPRPRREAPAELLITGATGFCGIHLLAVLLATTRARIHCLVRAPDEQHAWERLRAAHQRFLGRDLAADRVLPLVGDLTRPRLGLTERRFTELAGSLDAIHHLGGQVNFIYPYHQLHAANVAGTREVIRLAGHSRGIPVHYLSTLAVLAGFGAAGVHEVTEETPLAHSDRLGVGYVESKWVAEAMLHRAAAAGLPVTVVRTNDVTGDLAGGTPNTGTEICALIKYIAESGSCPDVQLPLDFVPADRFSRALAHLAADAPAGGDVYHVVSPRPVLLGSLAARLRALGHPVEEVPFPAWVEALVQFAAGHPTHPMTAFVPLFVDRAPGTELSISEMYFRPVFPRFSRANADRALDGSGVELPPVDDALLDHFIGRLQATGWLAAPGRVLSP